GCTCTGTGATATTCTTCAGGATCTGCTCATTGTGAACTCCTGTCAGATCATAGTGCTTTGACGAATCAATCTGCTTAATATCGAAGAGAAACAAATCGGTAAATTCAGCAACCTGCAGCACTGTTTCAAGTTTTGCATAGCCGGAGGTTTCCATTGCTGTGTTGAATCCCTCTTTTTTGCATGCCATGAGCAGGTTTGTCACCGGTTCCGGATGCATGATGGGATCACCGCCTCCTATGGTAACGCCTCCCCCTGACATGTCATAAAACATTCTATCTTCTTCGATGATCGCCAGGATCTCTGAGATAGTCATTTTCTTTCCGGCGATGGAAAGCGCATTTTGCGGACATGCTGCTTCGCAGGCATGGCAGCCGATACACTCAATGGTTCGATCCACTTCATGAACTCCGGATGGAGACATCCTGTGGATTCCTACGGGACAGACCGGCACACAGGCTCCGCAGTCTACGCAGGCATTCCGGTTATACATCACCTGGAATTTCCGTTCCAGATTTTCGGGATTTGAACACCACTTGCATCTCAGGGGACAGCCTTTGAAAAATACCAGCGTCCTCACACCAGGGCCGTCATGCATGTTATATTTCTGAACATTGGTTACCAATGCTTTTCTTTCAATTGTTCCTGTATTGCCCATACTGTAAAATCTCCTGTCACAAGAGCCGGTGCTCTTAAATTACTCTCTGGTTTAAGCTCCGTCCGGCGTGAGGCAGCCTCCCGCCGGATCAGAACTTAATGAAGGGTTATTGCGATTGCGTTTTTAGATCTGTGTCAGCATGGTTCTGCTGATGATCTCATCCTGCACGTCCTTGCACAGTTCTACGAAGAATGCACTGTATCCGGCAACACGAACGATCAGATCTCTGTAGTTTTCAGGATGCTTCTGCGCTTCAACCAAAGTGTCGTTGCTCAGATAGTTGAACTGCATCTCTCCGTTTCCAAATACAGATGCGGTACGGAGCAGTGTGATGATACCATCTTCACCTTCCTGCGTGTCCAGCAGACCGGACATGATTTTGAAGTTGTGTACCATACCAATGTTCATGCTGTCTACTGCCATCTTTGAGATGGATTTGATGATGGCGGTAGGTCCTTTGTAGTCTGCACCCTGAGTTGGGCTGATTCCGTCGGACAACGGTGTCCAAGCTCTTCTTCCGTTTGCGGAAGCTCCGGTCAGCTGACCGAATGGTGTATTGTTGGAAATGGACAGAGTTCCATGGCTCAGTACAGAGTACAGGGTCTTGTACTTTCTGTGATCCATTTCTGTAAAGTGCGTAATGTCAGCTGCGATCAGATCTGCGTAGTCATCGTCATTTCCGTATTTCGGAGCATTAAGACAATCCTGCAGGATTTGGTCATAGCCTACGAAGTCTGCTTTCAGTGCTTCGTTGATCTGCTCAAGGGTATATTTTTTATCATCGAATACCAGCTTCTTGATAGCAGCCATGGTATCCGTATAGGTTGCAAGTCCTGACCATACGACTCCAGGTCCGAAGTTGTACATTGCGCCTCCGGCAGATACATCCAACGCCTTTTCCATACAGCCTTCATACATGATGGACATGAGCGGCTTCGGTGCCAGTTCTCTGTGAATACGCTGTGAGATAACCGTGGCAACGCTGGTCCATTTTGTGACCCATTTGATCTGCTCCTTAACGGCAGCATCAAACTCTTCGAAGGTTTTGTACTGGGAGAGATCTCCCTGATCAGGTGTAACCTGTTTGCCATACCAAAGCGGAACACCATGGTTCAAGGTCAGTTCGATACAAATCGGCCACTGGGTGTATGCGGTGGAGGTCCACTGATACAGACGTCCTGCCTTTTGAGGTTCTACGCAGCCCATGAGGCAGTAATCTCTCGCATCTTCGATGGAAACGCCCTTAGCAAGCATCATCTTGATGTGAGAGTCGTCGAAGTGGCAGGCTGGGAAGCCCATTCCGGAACGGATTACGTCGACGATCTTCTTCATATATTTCTGAGGCGACTTGTTGTGGATACGGCAGGCCAGTGAAGGCTGATAAATCTTTACATGGCGAACTGCATCCATCAGCAGATATGTCAGATCATTGGTTGCGTCACGGCCTTCACGGGTAACACCGCCTACGCACATGTTGACGAAAGGCTGATATCCTGCGAAGAATTTGGAACCGCCTTCGCTGGTGATCCACATCATCTCAGACATCTTGATCAGCATACAGCCTGCAAGCTCAAAGGCTTCAAAGTCGTTCATGCGGCCTTCTTCGATGTCTGCCTTGTAATAAGGATACATGTACTGGTCAACACGGCCGATGGACATACCTGTTTGGTTTTCTTCCACAACCAGCAGGGATTCAATGGTCCATACGGACTGAATTGCTTCCCAGAAGTTTCTTGGCTTGTGCGCCGGTACCCATGCGTTGACTTCGGAAATTTTCTGCAGTTCTGCTTTACGCTTCGGATTGGTTTCCTTAGCAGCCAGCTCAGCAGCATAGTCCGAAAGACGCTTCGCATAGATCATTACACCCTCTGTGGTGTCAATGATGGATTTATAGAAATATATTTTTTCAATATCATCCGGATTTTGATAATCCAGCTTTTCAAGATGATCCTTGGCTTCCTGCTGAATATCCAGCATCCCTTTGTTCATCAAAATTACGTCATACCCTGGGTTGGAGTCTCCGCCGCCGTTTACCGCATGGTAGGAGCAGTCGGAAACAAAGGATTCGCCTGACATTTCCCAAACACCCGCTTCACGATACTGGTCTTCGCAGTACTCATCTACGGATTTTCCCTGCCAGAATGGGAAAAGCTCTTCCTTCATAATCTTCTTGTCTTCTTCGGAGATATAGAACGGGTCCTGAGCCCGATTTCCGATGGAGTCGATTTCATCAACCATCCATCTCCAAGCAATATCAGGGGAGAATGCTCCGGCTCTTGGAGCTCCGTTTGGTGCTCCGACGATGAGTTCATCATCCTGTATGACAAGAGGTGCTGTTTCGCAGCAATAACGGAAGCACTTTGCACGGAGCAAAATCTTCGGCATGCCGGGGTTTTCTTTTGCAATCTTGGTGATCGCTTTAGCACGGTATGTAGTGATGGAAGGAACATGCTTCAGGTAATTTGCCTTCAGCTTTTCAAGACGGGGTGTGATTCCATCGGGTATTTCTGTTCCTCCTTCCGCGATGCCTGCAGTATATCCGGCTGATGCGGTGATCGGTTCTTCTTTCGTAATTTCTTTAGAAACGCTCTCAAACATCTTCATTAAAGACGCACGTTCTTCAGCAGACATATTTTGGGTTACTTCTGCCAACTTGTTTGAAAATTCACGAATATCCAAAATTCTACCTTCTTTCTAATAAATTTCAGATCCTTATATCTGATCGTTCAGGCCCCGTTAAGGAGCCGTAATATCTATGTTTTACATGCCTTCGCTTCGGAATTATCTCTTTAATTCACTGATAACTCCCTCTAAAATTCGCTGCAGCATTTTCATATTTTCTTGATTGATCCCAGGCTGCTGTACCGGCAGTTCAGCGGAGAAAACACGTTCTTCCGATAATCCGATGGCTTCAGGCTTTCTTACACCGTACCCGACTTTTCGCACATAGATCAGATTCATAGGAGAGACATTATCCGTTGTAATCCCTTCTCCGGCTGATCCGCTTCCCAGTGTCATTGCAGGGAACAGATTCGTCGTCACGCCCATACTGCCGAAGGTTGCCGGAGTGTTAACTAAAACTCTCCCAACTGGCTTTTTCAGGGCAAATTGACGGATTACGTCCTCGTCCTTGGAATGGATCACCAGCGTATGTCCGTTTCTTTCGCTGAGCAAAAGTTCAATACATTTTTCGCATGCATGCATCCAATCATCTTCGATGTAATAGGCCAGAACCGGGCAGAGCTTTTCTTTGGAGTATGGATTCTTATCGAACACATATTTCTGCTCCGATAGAAGCAGAACCACATTGCTCGAAACAAAGAATCCAGCCTTTTTCGCCAGCTCCCGGGCATTTTTTCCCACCATTTCCGAATCCAGACTTCCGTCAGGTCGGAAGAGCAGCGCACCAAGTTTGTTGGCCTCCTCGTCAGTCATGAAATACGCACCGTTTTGTTCCAGTTCTTTCTTTACTTCCTGGTGAATACAGCTGTCCACCACGATGGACTGTTCCGCTGCCGATACGATTCCATTGTCGAAGGTTTTGCTGATGATGATGTCTCTGACAGCCTGCTTGATATCCGCAGTACGCTCGATGAACGCCGGTCCATTGCCGGCTCCGCCGAAAATTACGGGTTTGCCTGATTGATGTGCCGCCTTGAGCATTCCCGGAACGCCTGTGTTAATAATCAGCGAAGTAGCCGGATGATTCATCAGTTCAACAGTACCGCTCTGGGTAACTGTATGCAGATACGCGAGGGCGCCTTCCGGCAGTCCGCTTTCCTCTGCGGCGCTGATGAGAACATCAAGGGTTCGGCCCATGACATTCTTTGCTCTTGGGTGAGGCGAAAAGATCATCGCATTACCAGATTTCACAGCGATGAGCGCTTTATAGATGGTGGTTGATACCGGGCTTGTTGCCGGGCATAACGCCGCAATCACTCCCACCGGAACACCTACATCCATGGTTTTATTCTTTTCGTCTTCCCTGATAATGCCAACACAGCGCATCCCCTGCAGGGCAGCAGGTAAATACTCACAGACAAATCGATTCTTTATGTACTTGTCTTGCCAGATACCATAATCCGTTTCGTCACTGGACAGTTTTGCAAGTTCATTGGCATAATGGCTGATTTCACGCGCCATATTTTCAACAATCTGATCCAGCTTTTCCTGTGAAAAGGTCGCCAGTTTTTTCTGTGCTTCACGGGCATTTTCCGCAAGAATTCGAGATTCTTGGATGGAGAGCAAATCATTGTCTATAATATTCATTTTGTAAACTCTCCTTTTTCTTTTAACTGCTGACGCAGTCTATTGATAACGATTTACCGCCGCTTACGCGAGCAGCTTATCAAGAGAATAACGTGCGATAATCTTTTCCAAATCCTGGTGAGGTCTGGCGATTACGACGGAGCTGTAAACTTCGGCGCCCATATCATTAACGGCTTTCACACCTGCTTCTACAGCTGTTTTGCATGCTCCAACATCTCCCCGTACCAGTACGGAAATATATCCAGAAGCAACATTTTCATATCCGATCAGTTCAACGTCTGCAGCTTTGCACATTGCGTCAGCTGCTTCCAGAATGAAAACCAGACCGAATGTTTCGATTAATCCTAACGCTTCAAATCTTTCCATTTGTTGTCGTCCCTTTCCTTAATAAATCATATTTTGAATTCTTATCTGCCGTACTACAGATCAATATCATGAACCGAAACGATATCGCCAACGCCTTTGATTGGTCTAGGCATAACATTATGGGCGGTCAGCTTTCCGATTGCTGCTGCTGCTTCCGCACCTGCTTCCACTGCTGCTCTTACTGCGGCAACATCACCTTTTACCATAATGGTAACAAGTGTGGAACCAACGTTTTCATAGGAGATCAGTTCTACTTCAGCTGCCTTAAGCATTTTATCAGCAGCTTCGATCGCAGGTACCATTCCTAATGTTTCAACAAGACCTAATGCTTCTTCACCGTAATATCTCACTTCTTCTTCCTCCTTTTTCAAGTTTGAACATTTATCTTTCTATCTATTTATCAGAGGCTGGTGCAGGCAGTCCGCCTGCACCCTTCCCCCGTAAGATTTGATTTTACAACCGATCTGCAATACTAGTCCGGGATGTAGCTGTTGATGGTAGCTGCACCTTCTTCATGCGCTCTGTAATAAACTCTCAGCTCTCCTTTAGAATCCACATCAAATCTGGTTTCTTCCAGAAGGCCATTTGCTTCCGCAGTCATGATTGCTTCGATTACAGCAGGCTTCTTCAGTGCCTTAAAGCTGCCATACTCGCCTTTTAATGCATTGATCACGTCATCTGCGCAGGCTTCTTTTACCTTGGTGAAATATTTCAAAATTGCGTAATTCAGTGGTTTCATTGGATTAAGCCTCCTTCTTTCTGAACAGGTCTAATGGATTCATAGAAATGATAAGGATACCGATAACCATTACGATTGCAGCAGCCCAAGCGATAGGAGCCAGTGCCCAGCCTTCCTGACCAACTACTACGCCCAGAACGATCCAGCAGAAGAACGGTCCCCAGAAGGAGTACGCACCGTTACAAGCCATACCGAGAGCAGCTCCGCACATGCTGTTTCCTTTGTACCATAAGCTATACGCAAATACTGCGAAGAATCCGCTGACGATGAACCAGATCATTGCAGGTCCGCTTGTGATTGCATCAACAACCAATCCTGTGGAAAGTCCGAATCCGCCTCCTGCGATGATTCCGAAGATAGGAACTAAGATGATTAAGTTGGACAGACCGGAGGTTACCTGACGAATGGTGATTCCGATTTCATAGTCGATCATGGATGTACCATAACCAGCTACGCAGCCTTCAAGTCCCCAACCAAATGCGGCGATAAACGCAATAACGATACCCAGCGCCAGACCTTCTGGAGCATCTCCGCCAAGGCTTGTGCTTCCGATCATCAAGGTTGCAGCGAAGCAGATGATGATACCGAGAATCATACGAGCATTTAATTTCTGTTTGAATAGAATTCTTGCAAGTATTGCTCCGATAGCGGGGCAAAGAGCAGTGATTGGAATAACGATGGAACCAGCCATCTGTAACGCTACAACATAAGCTGTGCTGGCTACAGGTCCGCCGATAACAGCAGCAAACATCATTACTCTACCCGGTTTTGTCTTAAGTGTTCTGAAAAAGTCTCCCAGCTTACCTTTGAAAGCTGCGATACCGATACACCAGATTGCACTGATGGTATCATTGATGGCGCTGCCTAGTGCTCCGAGCATGTATGTAATTACAAATGCAGACAATGCAGCAGTGTTTACACCATACCAGTCACCCCAGATACCGCTGGACATTCCAAGGGTCAAAAATGCAGAATAGAGCCCATAGCACATACCGGAAAGTATGGCTACACTAACACCCTTCTTAAAAAATTGAGATGATAACTTTTTTTTCGCAGCAACTGCAGATGCGTTAACTGATCCTGAAACTTCGCTCATAGAACAAAATTCTCCTTTCATTATTAAACGGCTTTTGCTTTGGATGTATTATCATTTATTAGAAATAATAATGACCGGTAATTGTTTTGCCACGTCGGGCTGGGTAAATCATAAACGTGCCACATCTAAATAATAACCGACCTCATACTTTTTTCATGGTATTAAATGAAATAGTTTACTGCATAATATCCTTTATTTTTTTTGATACAATTGCATTATCGTTATATTTTTGCACTTTAGCCAGTCAATTATTTAAAAAAATCAATTCAGGGAGCACGACGAGTACAAGATGAGGTCCAGGCCGTTACGTCTATGCCCAAGGCTTTAATTTCCAACGTTTAGGTGGGAATATTTCTATTTTTTTCTAAAAAAATTTATTGGATAATCTCCATGGACTCAACGGCACAATTTGTGCGAATTGTCTGATTTTTTTATTTTTCGAAGTAAAACAATCAAAAAAACAAGAGACTGCCAGGAGGCAGTCCCTACGATAGGCATGTGCAAACAAGATTGTTATCCTGTTACAAAATGAATGATGCCTTTTACCATATAATGAGCCATCTTCATGGCCTGATCCTGAAGTGGGCCTATCCTTTCACCGGTGCTCCATAAAGATTCAGTACGATGACTCCAGCGGTTATCATGATGAGTGCTGCGATTCCCGCAGGGGTAATTCCCTCTCGGAAGATGAAAACCGAAATACATGCAGTGATGATAAGTCCTACCGCTGACCAGGTGGCATAAGCGATGCTCAAATTGATTGTTAGAAGCGACTTTGAAAAAAGATAAAAGCAGATCCCATAAGCAACAATGCTGACAATTGTGGGAAGCGGCTTGGTATATCCCTCTGAATACTTGAGATATGTGGTTCCGATCAGTTCTCCGGCGATGGCCAATGCCAAATATAAGTATCCCATATTCTATTTCCTATGCTCCTTTTCCTTCTATTCCGCGGGCTGCGGTTCGTGCATCTTAACAAGGCAAAGTATAGCAAAGGTAGGCATTTGCTGTCAAATAGGAAATAGAGCCGCCGTGAATTTGAATTACAGGGTTATTTTTGCAATGGCTCGGTCTAGAATATCCATTCCCTCATGGAGCTGCTCGTCGGTGATTACCAGCGGCATCAGGAATCGGATGCAGTTGTCCCGAACTCCAGCACCCAAAACGACAAGTCCGTTTTGAATACACTCGGCAATAATGGCTTTTGTTTCTTCCTTCGCCGGCACCTTGCTGGTTCTATCCTTTACCATCTCTATCGCAAGCATGGCGCCCTTTCCCCTCACATCTCCGATGATGCTGTACCTTTCCTGCATTTCATGCAGGCGCTCCATTGCCATCTCGCCGATGTGATTGGCCTTCGCACAAAAATCATCCCGTTCCATAATCTCAAGAACCTTCAGCGCAGAAGCGGAAGCCAGTGCGTTGCCGCAGTAGGTTCCTCCCAACTCTCCCGGCGATACAGATTCCATAATATCTTTTCTTGCGGTAACACAGGCGATGGGGATTCCTCCGGCAACCGATTTAGCGCTGACGAGAATATCAGGACGAACACTCCAGTACTCACAGGCGAACATCTTTCCCGTTCGGGCATACCCTGCCTGAATTTCATCATCGATGAGTACGATTCCGTACTTATCGCAAAGTCTGCGCATCTCTGTTAAGAATTCATTAGGCGGTACAACGAAGCCACCCTCTCCCAGAATCGGCTCAAGAATTATAGCGGCAACCTGATCCGGTGCAACATATTCTAAAAAGAAGCTATCTTCAAACATTTTGGCGCAGTGCAAGCCACAGCTCTCACGTTCCAAACCGTAAGGACAGCGATAGCAATAAGGGAATGGGAATCGGTGAACCCCTTGAGGAAGAGGACCAAATCCTGTTTTATAGGGTCGGCATTTGCTGGTCAGCGCCATGGTCATATAGGATCTGCCATGAAATGCCCCTGCAAAGCTGATAATCTCGCTTCTGCCAGTAAATCTCCTGGCAAGTTTCACCGCATTTTCATCCGCCTCCGCCCCTGTATTGACCAGGATCGTCTTCTTCTCGCCTTCGATGGGGATGAGCTCGTTGAGTTTTTCCGCCAGACGCGGATACTGTTCATAATTGAAGACATTGATGTTTGGCGCGAAATATTTCTCACATTGTTCCTTCACCGCCTCAATCACTTCCGGGTGAGAATGACCGATATTCAGTACGCCAATTCCAGCGACAAAATCCACAAAGATATTCCCGTCCACATCCTGAACCATAGCGCCTTCCGCTCTGTCCACAAATACAGGGGCAAGCATGCCCACCGCATCCGTCACATGATCCTTTCTGATTTTCAAAAGCTCTGCGGATTTTGGCCCCGGAACCGCATCCGTCACAATCCTTGGCAGACTTGTTCTCAATGACATCTTTCTTCCTCCTTATCCTGTTTTCACCGAAGACACAGCTTTACTGCAGAGATCTCCATGAGATTTAACCAGCTCCATCTTCATAAATTATGTTATTTTTAAAGTAACAAGGTTCTGATTAGTAGGTTTCTCTATAAATTTCAACAATGAGCTCTCTGGTCAATGGTACATAGGAATTGATGACCAGGCGCTGCTGATTCATTAGTACGGAATCAGCAAAGAGTTCAATATCCTCCTCTGTAAATCCGTATTTCCGCAAGGGCCTCAAAGGCAGGATTTTATTCTCCAAATCTGCAAGGTTTTTGATGGCATCCTCTTCCGATCCGCCCAGTATCCTGGCAATGGTCTTTTTCAATTTTAAAAGCTTTCCATCTGGCTGAATCGTGTTGTATTTCTCAAGCACCTTCCCAAAAAGAGCATAATTTGCCTCACCGTGTGGGACATGATAGGTGCCGCCCAGTGGAAAAGACATGGCGTGAACCGTTGCACATCCGGCTTGCAGGAAAGCGATTCCTGCATAACAGGCTGCAGTAAGAAATTCATCCAGATACTCGAATCTGGCTTCAGGCCCCGACTCCCCAATCATTCTGAACCCTTCAAGTATTAATTCCATGGCCTTCACGCCAAAAAGCTCTGAAGTCATGGTTGCTCGGGATGGAGACAGGTAGGATTCCACCGCATGGATCAGGGCGTCAATGGCCGATGAAGCAAAAGGTTCATAAGGAAGAGTCTTAAGGAATTCAGGAATCAAGCAAACATCTGTAGGGATTAAAAGATCAGACACCAACCCCAGCTTTGTCGTCTTACCCATTTCATCCCTGACGATGGCCACAGATATGTTGGTCACTTCAGACCCCGTTCCGCAGGTGGTAGGCAGCGCAATATGTTCCTTTTCAGGCACCACCTCGGCAGTTTTGAAATACAGCTCATGAACGGTTCCAGTCCTCTTTAAGGAAAGGAGTTTCCCTATATCCATAATTGCACCGCCGCCCACAGAAATCACCCTGTCATAGTCCTTTGGGTCAATGTCCGAAAAGAGATTCGTAATCATTTCTTCGGAGGGTTCTCCCAATCCGAATTTCTCCTGAAATACATATTTACAGGGAAGCTCCAGGTCTTTCATAAAGGGTATGTAAAGGGACTCGTTCGTTAAAACCAGATCCCGTGAATCCAGTTGAAACTCCTGAGCAAATTCTTTAAAATCACCGAACTTGTGAAACTGAGGCTTGATTAATATTTCTCTCATATCCTGTATCCTTTCTCTCATTGATGCTTATTGAATGGTTCATTCCGATTCCCACTGAGAAATGATTTCCCGTATAAGATATAACAGATCTCTTAGTTCTTGCAAAATATCGTTCCTATTTGAAAACGTCTCCTGATATGACCATCTTCATTACTTCCGAGGTTCCTTCGTAGATTTCTGTGATCTTCGCATCTCTCATCATTCGTTCAACGGGATAATCTTTGATGTAGCCATATCCGCCGTGAAACTGTACTGCTTTGGTGGTCACATACATTGCTGTCTCCGAACAGGCGAGTTTTGCCTGTGCTGCTTCAACCGTGCTGGGCAAATCTTTCTGCCTTCTGTCACAGGCATAGTAAAGCAGCAGGCGTGAGCTGTCGATTCGAGTCTTCATTTCAGCCATTTCAAAAGCCAGTGCTTGGAACTGGTCCAACGTCTTTCCAAACTGCCTTCTCTGCTTCATATAAGATACCGTCTGATCAAAGGCACCCTGTGCGATACCCAGAGCCTGAGCTCCGATTCCCAGCCTTCCCACGTCAAGGGAGGTCATTGCAACCTTAAACCCCTTGCCCAACTCCCCAAGGAGATTCTCCTTGGGGACAAGACAGTCTTCAAAAACCAGCTCTGCTGCAATGGAGCCTCTGATTCCCATCTTGTTT
This genomic window from Clostridiales bacterium contains:
- a CDS encoding multidrug efflux SMR transporter translates to MGYLYLALAIAGELIGTTYLKYSEGYTKPLPTIVSIVAYGICFYLFSKSLLTINLSIAYATWSAVGLIITACISVFIFREGITPAGIAALIMITAGVIVLNLYGAPVKG
- the cutD gene encoding choline TMA-lyase-activating enzyme, coding for MGNTGTIERKALVTNVQKYNMHDGPGVRTLVFFKGCPLRCKWCSNPENLERKFQVMYNRNACVDCGACVPVCPVGIHRMSPSGVHEVDRTIECIGCHACEAACPQNALSIAGKKMTISEILAIIEEDRMFYDMSGGGVTIGGGDPIMHPEPVTNLLMACKKEGFNTAMETSGYAKLETVLQVAEFTDLFLFDIKQIDSSKHYDLTGVHNEQILKNITELLNRRFNVKIRMPLLRGLNDSEKDIQGVVEFLKPFKDYKNFKGVDLLPYHKFGVNKYCQLGMEYPLEGMEDPYLTAEDLERIEKQFQDEGIQVQALSH
- the gabT gene encoding 4-aminobutyrate--2-oxoglutarate transaminase produces the protein MSLRTSLPRIVTDAVPGPKSAELLKIRKDHVTDAVGMLAPVFVDRAEGAMVQDVDGNIFVDFVAGIGVLNIGHSHPEVIEAVKEQCEKYFAPNINVFNYEQYPRLAEKLNELIPIEGEKKTILVNTGAEADENAVKLARRFTGRSEIISFAGAFHGRSYMTMALTSKCRPYKTGFGPLPQGVHRFPFPYCYRCPYGLERESCGLHCAKMFEDSFFLEYVAPDQVAAIILEPILGEGGFVVPPNEFLTEMRRLCDKYGIVLIDDEIQAGYARTGKMFACEYWSVRPDILVSAKSVAGGIPIACVTARKDIMESVSPGELGGTYCGNALASASALKVLEIMERDDFCAKANHIGEMAMERLHEMQERYSIIGDVRGKGAMLAIEMVKDRTSKVPAKEETKAIIAECIQNGLVVLGAGVRDNCIRFLMPLVITDEQLHEGMDILDRAIAKITL
- the cutC gene encoding choline trimethylamine-lyase, yielding MSAEERASLMKMFESVSKEITKEEPITASAGYTAGIAEGGTEIPDGITPRLEKLKANYLKHVPSITTYRAKAITKIAKENPGMPKILLRAKCFRYCCETAPLVIQDDELIVGAPNGAPRAGAFSPDIAWRWMVDEIDSIGNRAQDPFYISEEDKKIMKEELFPFWQGKSVDEYCEDQYREAGVWEMSGESFVSDCSYHAVNGGGDSNPGYDVILMNKGMLDIQQEAKDHLEKLDYQNPDDIEKIYFYKSIIDTTEGVMIYAKRLSDYAAELAAKETNPKRKAELQKISEVNAWVPAHKPRNFWEAIQSVWTIESLLVVEENQTGMSIGRVDQYMYPYYKADIEEGRMNDFEAFELAGCMLIKMSEMMWITSEGGSKFFAGYQPFVNMCVGGVTREGRDATNDLTYLLMDAVRHVKIYQPSLACRIHNKSPQKYMKKIVDVIRSGMGFPACHFDDSHIKMMLAKGVSIEDARDYCLMGCVEPQKAGRLYQWTSTAYTQWPICIELTLNHGVPLWYGKQVTPDQGDLSQYKTFEEFDAAVKEQIKWVTKWTSVATVISQRIHRELAPKPLMSIMYEGCMEKALDVSAGGAMYNFGPGVVWSGLATYTDTMAAIKKLVFDDKKYTLEQINEALKADFVGYDQILQDCLNAPKYGNDDDYADLIAADITHFTEMDHRKYKTLYSVLSHGTLSISNNTPFGQLTGASANGRRAWTPLSDGISPTQGADYKGPTAIIKSISKMAVDSMNIGMVHNFKIMSGLLDTQEGEDGIITLLRTASVFGNGEMQFNYLSNDTLVEAQKHPENYRDLIVRVAGYSAFFVELCKDVQDEIISRTMLTQI
- a CDS encoding BMC domain-containing protein, with product MERFEALGLIETFGLVFILEAADAMCKAADVELIGYENVASGYISVLVRGDVGACKTAVEAGVKAVNDMGAEVYSSVVIARPHQDLEKIIARYSLDKLLA
- a CDS encoding 4-hydroxybutyrate dehydrogenase, with product MRERIQDMREILIKPQFHKFGDFKEFAQEFQLDSRDLVLTNESLYIPFMKDLELPCKYVFQEKFGLGEPSEEMITNLFSDIDPKDYDRVISVGGGAIMDIGKLLSLKRTGTVHELYFKTAEVVPEKEHIALPTTCGTGSEVTNISVAIVRDEMGKTTKLGLVSDLLIPTDVCLIPEFLKTLPYEPFASSAIDALIHAVESYLSPSRATMTSELFGVKAMELILEGFRMIGESGPEARFEYLDEFLTAACYAGIAFLQAGCATVHAMSFPLGGTYHVPHGEANYALFGKVLEKYNTIQPDGKLLKLKKTIARILGGSEEDAIKNLADLENKILPLRPLRKYGFTEEDIELFADSVLMNQQRLVINSYVPLTRELIVEIYRETY
- a CDS encoding BMC domain-containing protein — its product is MRYYGEEALGLVETLGMVPAIEAADKMLKAAEVELISYENVGSTLVTIMVKGDVAAVRAAVEAGAEAAAAIGKLTAHNVMPRPIKGVGDIVSVHDIDL
- a CDS encoding aldehyde dehydrogenase family protein translates to MNIIDNDLLSIQESRILAENAREAQKKLATFSQEKLDQIVENMAREISHYANELAKLSSDETDYGIWQDKYIKNRFVCEYLPAALQGMRCVGIIREDEKNKTMDVGVPVGVIAALCPATSPVSTTIYKALIAVKSGNAMIFSPHPRAKNVMGRTLDVLISAAEESGLPEGALAYLHTVTQSGTVELMNHPATSLIINTGVPGMLKAAHQSGKPVIFGGAGNGPAFIERTADIKQAVRDIIISKTFDNGIVSAAEQSIVVDSCIHQEVKKELEQNGAYFMTDEEANKLGALLFRPDGSLDSEMVGKNARELAKKAGFFVSSNVVLLLSEQKYVFDKNPYSKEKLCPVLAYYIEDDWMHACEKCIELLLSERNGHTLVIHSKDEDVIRQFALKKPVGRVLVNTPATFGSMGVTTNLFPAMTLGSGSAGEGITTDNVSPMNLIYVRKVGYGVRKPEAIGLSEERVFSAELPVQQPGINQENMKMLQRILEGVISELKR